A region of uncultured Anaeromusa sp. DNA encodes the following proteins:
- a CDS encoding PTS sugar transporter subunit IIB, translated as MSGIVLFRIDERLVHGQVVTAWLGHTQAEEIFVLDDATAQDSLLRSIVKMAVPPQVDVQIAAVEEAEELLAELEAEAKVMVVVKHPENARKVLEQYRGAALEINMGNAGMAAGRNKLSSSVYLTENEVEELRHIESLGHAVYLQTVPGTERKRLTELL; from the coding sequence ATGAGTGGAATTGTTTTGTTTCGGATTGACGAGCGTTTAGTGCATGGGCAGGTGGTGACAGCGTGGTTGGGACATACACAGGCAGAGGAAATCTTTGTTTTGGATGATGCAACAGCTCAAGACAGTCTATTACGCTCGATTGTGAAGATGGCAGTGCCGCCGCAGGTCGACGTACAAATTGCCGCCGTGGAAGAGGCGGAAGAATTGCTAGCGGAGCTGGAAGCGGAAGCAAAGGTAATGGTGGTGGTGAAGCATCCGGAAAATGCGCGCAAAGTACTGGAGCAGTATCGAGGGGCGGCTTTAGAAATCAATATGGGTAACGCCGGTATGGCTGCAGGGCGCAATAAGTTGTCTTCCAGTGTGTATCTAACGGAGAATGAAGTGGAAGAATTGCGCCATATTGAATCATTGGGGCATGCCGTGTATCTACAGACAGTACCGGGAACAGAGCGGAAACGGTTGACAGAATTGTTGTGA